From bacterium:
CCACGACCGAATTCACAACAAAACCCGGTATCAGCGTGCGATTTGGATCAGAACGAATCACATTTTCTTCAACGATTTCTTCTGCTACAACGATTACGTTATCCGCAGCAAACGCAGCTTCTTTCTGGACACCCATCAATCCCCAGATCTGCGCATCTCCATTCACATCCGCTCTTTGCGCATGGATGATGGTTGTGTTCGGATTCAATGCCGGCACGGTCGCAAGCTTCTCCCCCGTATAAGGACACGTAATCGTTTTGATCAGCGGATTTACGCGTGGAAGGTCGCTCCCCATGTAATTCCTCAAAGGAAAGAAAGGCAATTTTGCCGCGCCAGCCGAGAAACGAGCCACCATGCCAAA
This genomic window contains:
- a CDS encoding CoA transferase subunit A, which codes for FGMVARFSAGAAKLPFFPLRNYMGSDLPRVNPLIKTITCPYTGEKLATVPALNPNTTIIHAQRADVNGDAQIWGLMGVQKEAAFAADNVIVVAEEIVEENVIRSDPNRTLIPGFVVNSVVEEPWGCHPSFAQGYYDRDNDFYVNWRKTSKDVVKFNKYLDEWVFGVKDRKEYAEKMGDQLQRLRAKDQWCQPVNYGY